Below is a window of Nicotiana tabacum cultivar K326 chromosome 19, ASM71507v2, whole genome shotgun sequence DNA.
AACTCATTCTTAGCCAAAAACTCGGCAACTACATCAGGTCCAAAAGTACAAGAAACACCTCGATCACTCTCCGACCAACCCTTAATTCTAGGGTCAGGATCAGCCCACAACAGATCACACAGCAAGCCACCGTCTGGAATCTCAGCCGGCCGCTGAATTTCATTTATTTGGTCCAAACTCTTTAGCTCTGGAGAAATTCCCCCATGCATGCAAAGGATCTTTTCATCTATAAGTGCAGCAACAGGTAAACAATTAAAGCAGTCTGTGAATATCTTCCATAGCCTAACATTGAATCTCCTTTTACATTCATCATAAAATCCATAGACCCTGTTGATTTTTGCATCTTCATGGTTCCCTCGAAGAAGGAAGATCTTGTCAGGGTACCTAATTTTGTAGGCCAGTAGCAAACATATTGTTTCTAAGCTCTTCTTGCCTCGATCAACATAATCCCCGAGAAAAAGGTAGTTTGCTGAAGGAGGATAGCCACCGTATTCAAAAAGTCTTAATAGGTCTTGGAATTGGCCATGTATGTCACCTGCAAGAAGGAATAGGAAAGAGATAAATTTATGAGAGTATTAAGCAAAACAAAGAGAGGAATTATTGATATCCCATTAGAACCCAAATGTTCTATGCAACCAAAAAACTTTTCAAGAATCTGATAACTATAGCATCAGAAAGAGCCTCCAAATTTTACATTTGAGATGATCAAACATATTTCAAACACTGGAATTTGGCAATGTAGGTGTATTAGCTAAAacatcaaatttaccaaatttcaGGAAGCGTTAAATTTTTCCTACATAGTAAACCACAATTTATCTAGTCAATAGTTTATAAACCAACTCTAACATTGCATAACTATCTATGAATACTTATCCTATTATAAACCAAAATGTACCTTCAACCTCCCACATGCTCAATTGCTCATTGAATATGGAAATGTTTTAATGCAATCAGTATCTTATTTTGAACAAGGACCATCAACCTTTGCAATCCAATATCTCATACCAAGCTCAGCTTTCTAGGTCACAACAGTGAATTGGAGACATCCATTTTAAGGGGCAAAACTATCTTTGGCAATACTCTAAATTCCCATCTAAAGAAATCACATGGAAAAAAAGAGAGTGGGGGAGGAGGCCAGG
It encodes the following:
- the LOC107820370 gene encoding serine/threonine-protein phosphatase PP1 isozyme 9, translated to MEGMMEKGVLDDIIRRLLEEKGGKQVQLSEAEIRQLCVNARQIFLSQPNLLQLRAPIRICGDIHGQFQDLLRLFEYGGYPPSANYLFLGDYVDRGKKSLETICLLLAYKIRYPDKIFLLRGNHEDAKINRVYGFYDECKRRFNVRLWKIFTDCFNCLPVAALIDEKILCMHGGISPELKSLDQINEIQRPAEIPDGGLLCDLLWADPDPRIKGWSESDRGVSCTFGPDVVAEFLAKNELDLICRGHQVVEDGYEFFAKRRLVTLFSAPNYGGEFDNAGALLSVDEQLVCSFEILKPILSSGSKLPLKKPPKVGGM